One Alosa alosa isolate M-15738 ecotype Scorff River chromosome 22, AALO_Geno_1.1, whole genome shotgun sequence DNA segment encodes these proteins:
- the LOC125287663 gene encoding uncharacterized protein LOC125287663 — protein sequence MHFKSFYERWNFISRTRQIGEIVRQCFDDIPDVDICRIDVLSFTQQFPAEELEMIRAAFIVAFTDEELDWAMERLIRCIAFLTLDFVMPALRVCVRMEPCPKPVPAAPRRHPVLQVQPAPGSEGAPDGLQARGDWWPQTAENSERAVDGPQAGGDWWLENTERLLVASTPHPHFLVAKRQGKNRRTRIRVEKCVTAKALEITSVFLAIAPGNAIWDRFLYASSQDYCKSLRTNRHRSPRREAYLDLIEGTADLLIDMRRCQRQSSTDGVVCGFADFRTLIMEHFILESSRCLLERLMNAPSHLQLEYSSRVWPEMEEVPILPQGSGPDRELVMALLTKAISENVAAFLDEAVERINRQRGLSTCEVLGCESYSAPKGFHTPLEI from the exons ATGCATTTTAAGTCATTTTATGAACGATGGAATTTCATCTCGAGAACTCGACAAATTGGG GAGATTGTGCGTCAATGTTTTGACGATATTCCAGATGTGGACATCTGTAGAATCGATGTGCTTTCTTTCACCCAGCAGTTTCCTGCAGA GGAGCTGGAAATGATAAGAGCAGCTTTCATTGTTGCA TTCACTGATGAGGAGCTGGACTGGGCCATGGAGCGGCTCATCAGGTGCATTGCGTTCCTCACCCTGGACTTCGTCATGCCTGCTCTGAGGGTGTGCGTGAGGATGGAACCCTGTCCGAAACCAGTTCCCGCTGCTCCACGGCGCCACCCTGTGCTGCAGGTGCAGCCTGCTCCTGGCAGTGAGGGGGCCCCCGATGGACTCCAGGCAAGAGGCGACTGGTGGCCGCAGACTGCGGAGAACAGTGAGAGGGCCGTCGATGGACCCCAAGCAGGAGGAGACTGGTGGCTGGAGAACACGGAGCGCCTCTTGGTAGCCAGCACACCACATCCTCACTTCCTGGTCGCCAAGAGACAGGGGAAAAACAGACGAACTCGCATCAGAGTGGAAAAATGTGTGACTGCTAAGGCATTGGAGATAACGTCAGTGTTCCTGGCGATCGCTCCTGGGAATGCCATCTGGGACAGGTTCTTGTACGCCAGTTCTCAGGACTATTGCAAGTCCCTGAGAACTAACCGTCATCGGTCTCCGAGAAGAGAAGCCTACCTGGACCTGATCGAGGGCACAGCAGACCTGCTGATTGACATGAGGCGATGTCAGAGGCAGTCCAGCACAGACGGTGTGGTATGTGGATTTGCTGACTTCAGGACGCTGATCATGGAGCATTTCATTTTAGAGTCCTCCAGATGCTTACTGGAGAGACTCATGAATGCTCCGAGCCACTTACAACTGGAATACAGCTCCAGAGTATGGCCAGAAATGGAGGAGGTGCCAATCCTTCCACAG GGCTCTGGGCCAGACAGAGAGTTGGTGATGGCGCTACTCACCAAGGCCATCTCTGAGAATGTGGCTGCCTTTCTGGATGAGGCGGTGGAGAggataaacagacagagag